From one bacterium genomic stretch:
- a CDS encoding four helix bundle protein, which translates to MQRRSCRVSKAQSYKDLEIYQLAKKLAVEIHKMTLEELPKFEMYEEGQQIRRSAKSTGANIVEDYGRRRYKREFVHFLTYSVASCDETKYHLEILFGTGSLIKNRFEYFVSCYEELGKKIYNFRESVMKGHKS; encoded by the coding sequence ATGCAGAGGAGGTCGTGTCGAGTGAGTAAGGCGCAAAGTTATAAGGATTTGGAGATTTATCAGTTGGCTAAGAAATTAGCCGTTGAGATTCATAAAATGACTTTAGAGGAACTTCCTAAATTTGAAATGTATGAAGAAGGACAACAAATCAGACGTTCTGCAAAGTCGACAGGAGCCAATATTGTTGAAGATTATGGGAGGAGAAGATATAAAAGAGAATTCGTCCATTTTTTAACATATAGTGTTGCGTCCTGCGATGAAACTAAATATCATTTAGAAATACTTTTTGGAACGGGATCATTAATAAAGAATCGCTTTGAATATTTTGTGAGTTGCTATGAGGAACTTGGAAAAAAGATTTATAATTTCAGGGAATCAGTAATGAAAGGCCATAAATCATAG
- a CDS encoding PAS domain S-box protein — protein MINIKNLSIRKKLIAIQLLTAFIVLILFGAFLVYNDMRVFRNSVISQLSSTAQLIGANSTSALNFLDNKAAEDILFSLETEEDIVNAWIYDAEGNLFAKYNKIGYDDFSFPKVEKESSEFESGYVTLSQKILQDSDIIGIVSLRLNMEQRRRILGQNIIIAFFVLIIGMIAAFFLSLLTQRTISNPILKLAGTTKEVSETGDYSIRVEKKSNDEVGILYDGFNNMLEQIDVREIERNKAEKALRISEENYRAIFDAANDAIFVHDLDTGAILDVNNKMCEMYGYTREEACRLDVEVLSQGEPPYTRQDALRWIKKAAEGKPQLFEWMAKDKTGRLFWVEVNMRRVVIGGQNRLLVVVRDISERKQAEAELRKHREHLEKLVKERTAELEEKNKKLERYNRLFEGREFRIKELRDKVKELKKKE, from the coding sequence ATGATTAATATAAAAAATTTATCTATTAGAAAAAAACTTATTGCCATTCAGCTCTTGACTGCCTTTATCGTACTTATATTATTCGGAGCTTTTCTTGTCTATAATGATATGCGAGTATTTCGAAATTCTGTTATCAGTCAATTATCGTCCACTGCCCAGTTAATAGGTGCTAATAGCACTTCCGCTTTAAATTTTTTAGATAATAAGGCCGCCGAGGATATTCTTTTTTCACTTGAAACAGAAGAGGATATCGTTAACGCCTGGATTTATGATGCGGAGGGCAATCTCTTTGCAAAATACAACAAAATCGGATATGATGATTTTTCATTTCCAAAGGTCGAGAAAGAATCGTCTGAATTCGAGAGTGGCTATGTCACCCTTTCTCAAAAAATCTTACAAGACAGTGATATTATTGGAATTGTTTCACTGCGTTTAAATATGGAACAACGCAGGCGGATTTTAGGCCAAAATATCATTATTGCATTTTTTGTATTGATTATAGGAATGATCGCTGCATTTTTTCTATCTTTATTAACTCAAAGAACGATATCAAATCCTATTCTTAAATTAGCCGGAACAACAAAAGAAGTATCAGAAACAGGCGACTATTCAATTCGTGTTGAAAAAAAGAGTAACGATGAAGTTGGCATTCTTTATGACGGCTTTAATAATATGCTGGAACAGATTGATGTTCGAGAGATTGAGAGAAATAAAGCTGAAAAGGCGTTGCGGATATCGGAGGAGAACTATCGTGCTATCTTCGATGCGGCTAATGACGCCATTTTCGTCCATGATTTGGATACAGGCGCAATCCTCGACGTCAATAACAAAATGTGTGAGATGTACGGTTACACCCGCGAGGAGGCCTGCCGGCTTGACGTTGAGGTCTTGAGTCAGGGCGAACCGCCATACACCCGCCAGGATGCCCTGAGGTGGATAAAGAAAGCGGCAGAGGGGAAACCCCAACTCTTTGAATGGATGGCAAAGGACAAAACAGGGCGGCTATTCTGGGTTGAGGTGAACATGAGACGCGTTGTCATCGGGGGACAAAACCGTCTGTTGGTTGTGGTGCGCGACATCAGCGAACGCAAGCAGGCGGAGGCAGAACTACGAAAACACCGTGAACACCTGGAAAAATTGGTGAAAGAACGCACCGCCGAATTAGAAGAAAAAAACAAAAAACTGGAACGCTATAATAGATTATTTGAGGGCAGAGAATTCAGGATTAAAGAGTTGAGGGATAAGGTGAAGGAATTGAAAAAAAAGGAATGA